The Arachis ipaensis cultivar K30076 chromosome B03, Araip1.1, whole genome shotgun sequence region AATGCAGGTGACAAGAACAAAAGTATATATCAAGGAAGTAGGACAGGAGGACATGGGGTTTTAATCCTCCATTTTTCATCCCTGCAGAGTGAACATCTGCCAAAACAACAAAGAAAAAAGGAGAGATTTATAGAGAACTTACCACATAGAATTCCTAGCCCAAGAGAAAACATCAAAGTGTATCCGAAATAGAAGCTCGTCTGGAAGAAGCCTGACATCTTCGTCTTCACATAGTAGTAGTATATTGAGTACAAATACACATAAACAGCTGTCGAGGCAGCTGAAAAGAAAGACGTCCATTGCCAGTGATAGTTCTCAGCATTTAACAAGAAGTATGTACCCACAATTGTCACACAGACAGTAACGATCATAAGAATCAGAAAAACCAGTAGCATGAAGCCGTACACATAGTAAACCTGTCACCACAAGGGAGGAAAATAATAGGTAAGCTAACTAACAGTGCATGCTCACATCTTTCACTTAACTATAactatttttaattgaaaacatcAACATCATGAAATATTTTCTTGATACTGCTCTTCTCTCCAAGGCGATAGTAACCTTTCTAATGATGCCAAGTTCAAAACCATCAGTGTTGGTATTAGCAAATAAATCATCAGGTTGTAACTCACCTTGTAATTCCAGAAGGAAGTGAATACGAAATACATTTCAATAAATATGCTTCCAAAGGGTAGCAGCCCTCCCATCATAGAAACCACAGATGGTGTGAGGTACCACTTCTTCTCAGGAATGGGGCGAGGAATGGTTTTCACACGACAGGGATTATTTGGAACACCACTCCAGTTCCTTCCAACNNNNNNNNNNNNNNNNNNNNNNNNNNNNNNNNNNNNNNNNNNNNNNNNNNNNNNNNNNNNNNNNNNNNNNNNNNNNNNNNNNNNNNNNNNNNNNNNNNNNNNNNNNNNNNNNNNNNNNNNNNNNNNNNNNNNNNNNNNNNNNNNNNNNNNNNNNNNNNNNNNAGATAAAAGCCCAAATAACAAAAACCACCACCATTGTGCCAAATGGGATGGCAGCTAGAGACCCATAGAATATAGCAATTGTGTTTAAGATAAATCCAATTCCAAAGCACATGAATGGGAACAGTGAAGCTGTAAGAATCATTGATTTAATCCAGCTTTTCCCTACCAAGTAGATGACAAAGTGTTATAATCAgagaaacaaaattaagaaattgAGAAGGCCGAGACAAAGTGACCCAAGCAATCTTGAAAAGAAAACTGCAGCAGCTTAATCTAAGATCTTACCCCCATTCCGAGAATACATTCCCCCACTTACGTAACCAGAAATGAATGATGTGAGAGCATAACACACAATGAAGGTTGTGACAATTGCTCCTCGCCTGTGATACAGATGGGTAATGAAAGAAATTAATAACAAGGGACAAAAAACATAAATTTTATGACAAAACCAGAATGATGAACAAATAGCCAAAATATGCCATAGCAGTGGAGGCTGTGCACACACTAATGAAGTAAAATTCGTTGCCAAGAAGTCAAGTTTCACGTACATACCCAACATATAACATCCCAACAATAGCCAATAAGATGACAAGAAGAACCAGCAATGCAAGCTGGGCACCTGTGCCAACAACAGCGGAAAGAATAACTAAACCGCGAGGAGGGCGAAATACATCACCATGCACAAGTTTCCAGCCAGATTCTTCACTAACATCCCTCTCCTGTAAACATGCGAGTATTGACCAAAGTTTTACAATCAGATCTACAGATTTTTCTAGGAAGACTCCATCCTCCATAAATACATAGAACATAAAAAAGGGAAGAAACTATCACCAGAGTTTCAAGATCATCATCTTCCCGAGCATATTTGGCATAGTCATTTCTCAGAGTTCGCATTAATATCATTGACACCAATCCAGTAAGGAAGATGACCATCATAAAAGAGTTAAAAATGGAGAACCAATGGATCTGGAACAAGGCCAAACGAGCAAAATTCTCAGAGGCAGGGCCAAACTAGGATCTATACAGCAATGAGAACAATTGAAAATAACCAATCATAGAAATTATTAAAACAAAGCTGTTGACATTTATTAACCTGATGCTCAAAGAAAGGATAGTCCAGGTAAACATCAAAACGTCGTCCAAAGGTGATATTAGTAGGAATCCATTTAACAGCATATGTCATGTCCAAATGTCTCCCTACTTCCAAAGGTTTTGGTATATCCTGAGTGAGATTGACATGAATGATCTGCAAGTCGAGAACAAAATATGACACTTCATGCATACCAGAACTTCTCGCAAGATAAATTTAGAGTATAGTTTTTCACTATTTTCAGTTTTCCATCATAATCCGAGAACAAAAAACACCgggaaaaaatgaaaatgaaaatagaaaccaATCACCCTTAGATGTCAAAAAATATTCTGACCTGATCTTTGTTATATTTCACTATAATATTCTTGTGTGTGTAGAGAACATGCTTGCCATTATCACTGTTTTTGTCAGGATGTAGCTCACCAACATATCCTTAAAGATTGGGGGAGGGGGATAAAAAAAAGAATCATTGATAATGATTAACAAATAAAATGCGAACTCAAGAAAtcacatataggaaaaagaaagaagtggTTGTTCTAGGCATACCCCACAAAGGAAGGTCATCTGAACTTGTGTTTAGCACATAGTATCCCAAAGCAATGACCATGGAAAGAACAAGTGCACGTCAGTTAGTCAGTGAAATAATGGAAAGGAAAATCAAGATATGAAAAATAAACAATAAGGAGAAAACCTGCAGAACAAATCCTCACTAACATCATTATCTTAATCATTATAGAATAATTCAATTATTAATGTTTAGGTTACTAAAAGATGCTTAATAAATTACTTCACACAAAATCATTAATTTGCTCGCTCCAGTTCCAAAGATAATAATCTGTAATTATATAACAGTACGCGCAAGTCTTTGTTTATCATGTTTTACGTGTTTTCTGGTGGCTTATGTATAATATCTTCGTTAATGTGTTTTAGCTATGTCATTGATCAAGTTAATGCCACAGCAAGCAATGGATTCTGCCAGCGTCTGGCATGTCTTGAACAAACAATCATGCTATCAGTTTTCATATTAATGAGTGCAAGAAACAATGCAAAACATACCCATGAAGAATTCAAACCAGTAATTATTCTCTATAGCATCCTTGAACTGTTTAACCTTTGCCTCATCCAGAGCTATCTGGCAGAAGACAGTCTTTTCCACATGTTCTGAATACAGGAGTATTTGTTAATGTTAGTTTGGCCACTGACAGCTCTTCTATAACATAAATGGAATAACAGAAGCCTTCTTACTCTGGAATTTTATCTCAAGTTGGCTATCAATGAGTTCATTGCCACCAAGGACCTCACCAAGGCCACCCCACTTGTGTGCAGCTTCAGAAGTACTAGATGGATGACAAAATGGGAGGCTGTAATAATTATATGTTTCTTGTGGATTGTTATAAGGACCAACTTTATTCACCCAAAGGGTAACCTGTTCATCTTGTTGATACTGCAATAAAATGAAATACATCTTACTATTATAGAAATCATTGACTCACAGTTATGAGCAAGAATATATGTATCAGATGATAAAACCCCTTAGGACGAGTAACAAAAACTTAGATTTCAATGGATTTATAGCTTAGGTTGAATGCACAATAGTTAACTACTCAAGTTAAGGTTGATTTCTAAACAAATATTTAAGCCACCGAAAATTGGAAGTTTGGAAGAATGTAGCTTGAGGCTTAACATTTTAAACCTTCCAACGAACACATGATAGAATGATGTTGTGGCTGTCTAAATCAAGTCAACATGTCAAACTCAAATTCTAGCTTTAAAATTCCAAAATTTAACTGAGCTAAAAGCCAGATTTAACGGTTTATATATTCAGAGAATAAAGTAACTTTATTGTTACACGAACCAATAGACATCACAAGT contains the following coding sequences:
- the LOC107631726 gene encoding transmembrane 9 superfamily member 1 (The sequence of the model RefSeq protein was modified relative to this genomic sequence to represent the inferred CDS: added 29 bases not found in genome assembly), whose translation is MSFFQSRSIFFFFLSLFLSSAFASESDHKYQQDEQVTLWVNKVGPYNNPQETYNYYSLPFCHPSSTSEAAHKWGGLGEVLGGNELIDSQLEIKFQKHVEKTVFCQIALDEAKVKQFKDAIENNYWFEFFMDDLPLWGYVGELHPDKNSDNGKHVLYTHKNIIVKYNKDQIIHVNLTQDIPKPLEVGRHLDMTYAVKWIPTNITFGRRFDVYLDYPFFEHQIHWFSIFNSFMMVIFLTGLVSMILMRTLRNDYAKYAREDDDLETLERDVSEESGWKLVHGDVFRPPRGLVILSAVVGTGAQLALLVLLVILLAIVGMLYVGRGAIVTTFIVCYALTSFISGYVSGGMYSRNGGKSWIKSMILTASLFPFMCFGIGFILNTIAIFYGSLAAIPFGTMVVVFVIWAFISFPLALLGTVVGRNWSGVPNNPCRVKTIPRPIPEKKWYLTPSVVSMMGGLLPFGSIFIEMYFVFTSFWNYKVYYVYGFMLLVFLILMIVTVCVTIVGTYFLLNAENYHWQWTSFFSAASTAVYVYLYSIYYYYVKTKMSGFFQTSFYFGYTLMFSLGLGILCGAVGFLGSNLFVRRIYRNIKCD